Proteins encoded by one window of Vigna radiata var. radiata cultivar VC1973A chromosome 5, Vradiata_ver6, whole genome shotgun sequence:
- the LOC106761892 gene encoding U-box domain-containing protein 14 isoform X2: MPQYMFLGLCIIDIFGGGFEVSNSIIMRCFQLFFWFSRSAFRLFSVFDARQDTFCTYDSVEVQERALQMLASITKVSSQNRTSLAQTEGAIPTIATLTNSSYPIIQTLSLLTLFNLSLNPDLKQSLADMETIYYLNSLITNSSFNLDSSKLASSLVCSLAMHDKNKAKFGVAGTVQLLVKAVEGSHGSDAHQLLSSLAELVHFHGNCTLAVRAGAVAVLLKVVKGTDNEDLAGTSLAVLSLLARFDEGLNCLKETDEIIRVMLNVLKGRSLLSKEGAADILIRLFDDSEDCVTEALMLPEFSTVLADLCVRGSVRVRDKADLLMKKMALVSLDSDMEVCSLHG; the protein is encoded by the exons ATGCCACAATATATGTTTTTGGGGTTGTGTATTATTGACATTTTTGGTGGTGGATTTGAGGTTTCAAATTCAATCATTATGAGgtgttttcaattgtttttttgGTTTTCGCGTTCGGCATTCCGGTTGTTCAGTGTGTTTGACGCCCGACAAGATACATTTTGCACTTATG ACTCAGTTGAAGTTCAAGAGAGAGCTCTTCAAATGCTGGCTTCCATCACCAAGGTCAGTTCTCAAAACAGAACCTCACTGGCTCAAACAGAAGGAGCCATTCCAACAATAGCCACACTAACAAACTCTTCCTACCCGATCATCCAAACACTGTCTTTGTTAACCCTCTTCAACCTATCCCTCAACCCAGATCTGAAGCAATCTCTTGCTGACATGGAAACCATTTACTACCTCAACTCCCTCATCACCAACTCATCATTTAACCTTGACTCTTCCAAACTGGCCTCCTCATTGGTTTGCAGCTTGGCCATGCATGACAAAAACAAGGCCAAATTTGGGGTGGCAGGCACAGTTCAGTTGCTAGTTAAAGCAGTTGAAGGGTCTCACGGTTCTGATGCGCACCAGCTTCTGAGTTCTCTTGCTGAGCTTGTTCATTTTCATGGAAACTGCACTCTGGCAGTGCGAGCCGGGGCAGTGGCAGTGCTGCTTAAGGTGGTGAAGGGTACTGATAACGAGGACTTGGCAGGAACTTCTCTCGCTGTTCTTAGTCTCCTTGCGAGGTTTGATGAAGGGTTGAATTGTTTGAAGGAAACGGATGAGATAATTAGAGTAATGTTGAATGTGTTGAAGGGTAGGTCTCTGTTGAGCAAGGAGGGTGCTGCTGATATCCTTATTCGTCTTTTTGATGACAGTGAAGATTGTGTGACTGAGGCTTTGATGTTGCCAGAATTTTCAACCGTCTTGGCTGATCTTTGTGTGAGGGGTTCGGTCAGAGTTCGTGACAAGGCggatttgttgatgaagaagatggCACTGGTGAGCTTGGACTCTGATATGGAAGTATGCTCCCTGCATGGTTAA
- the LOC106761895 gene encoding GTP-binding nuclear protein Ran-3, with protein MALPNQQTVDYPSFKLVIVGDGGTGKTTFVKRHLTGEFEKKYEPTIGVEVHPLDFFTNCGKIRFYCWDTAGQEKFGGLRDGYYIHGQCAIIMFDVTARLTYKNVPTWHRDLCRVCENIPIVLCGNKVDVKNRQVKAKQVTFHRKKNLQYYEISAKSNYNFEKPFLYLARKLAGDPNLHFVESPALAPPEVQIDLAAQQQHEAELAAAASQPLPDDDDDTFE; from the exons ATG GCTTTGCCTAATCAGCAAACAGTTGACTACCCGAGTTTCAAGCTCGTCATCGTCGGTGACGGTGGAACAG GAAAGACAACGTTCGTGAAAAGGCATCTCACCggtgaatttgaaaagaaatacgAAC CGACTATTGGTGTGGAAGTTCACCCGTTGGATTTTTTCACTAACTGTGGAAAGATTCGCTTCTACTGTTGGGATACTGCGGGTCAAGAGAAGTTTGGTGGTCTCAGGGATGGATATTA CATTCATGGACAATGTGCGATCATCATGTTTGATGTTACTGCCCGGCTAACTTACAAAAATGTTCCTACCTGGCACCGTGATCTTTGTCG GGTTTGTGAGAACATCCCAATTGTTCTTTGTGGTAACAAGGTTGATGTAAAGAATAGGCAAGTGAAGGCCAAGCAGGTTACTTTTCACAGAAAGAAGAACCTGCAGTACTATGAGATATCTGCAAAGAGCAACTATAATTTTGAAAAGCCATTCTTGTACTTGGCTAGGAAACTTGCAGG AGATCCTAACTTGCATTTTGTAGAATCTCCTGCGTTGGCTCCACCAGAagttcaaattgatttagcaGCCCAACAACA ACACGAGGCTGAGCTTGCCGCAGCTGCTAGTCAGCCCCTTCCAGACGACGACGATGATACATTTGAGTAG
- the LOC106761894 gene encoding GTP-binding nuclear protein Ran-3-like — MALPNQQTVDYPSFKLVIVGDGGTGKTTFVKRHLTGEFEKKYEPTIGVEVHPLDFFTNCGKIRFYCWDTAGQEKFGGLRDGYYIHGQCAIIMFDVTARLTYKNVPTWHRDLCRVCENIPIVLCGNKVDVKNRQVKAKQVTFHRKKNLQYYEISAKSNYNFEKPFLYLARKLAGDPNLHFVESPALAPPEVQIDLAAQQQHEAELAAAASQPLPDDDDDAFE; from the exons TGGTGACGGTGGCACAG GAAAGACAACGTTCGTGAAAAGGCATCTCACCggtgaatttgaaaagaaatacgAAC CGACTATTGGAGTGGAGGTTCACCCGTTGGATTTTTTCACTAACTGTGGAAAGATTCGCTTCTACTGTTGGGATACTGCGGGGCAAGAGAAGTTTGGTGGTCTCAGGGATGGATATTA CATTCATGGGCAATGTGCGATTATCATGTTTGATGTTACTGCTCGgttaacatataaaaatgtCCCTACCTGGCATCGTGATCTTTGCAG GGTCTGTGAAAACATCCCAATTGTTCTTTGTGGTAACAAGGTTGATGTCAAGAACAGGCAAGTGAAAGCAAAACAGGTTACTTTCCACAGGAAGAAGAACTTGCAGTACTATGAGATCTCAGCTAAGAGTAACTACAACTTTGAGAAGCCGTTTTTGTATCTTGCTCGTAAACTTGCAGG TGATCCTAACTTGCACTTTGTAGAATCTCCTGCATTGGCTCCACCTGAagttcaaattgatttagctgCACAACAACA GCATGAAGCTGAGCTTGCTGCAGCTGCCAGTCAGCCCCTTCCTGACGATGACGATGACGCATTTGAGTAG
- the LOC106761892 gene encoding U-box domain-containing protein 14 isoform X1, whose protein sequence is MPQYMFLGLCIIDIFGGGFEVSNSIIMRCFQLFFWFSRSAFRLFSVFDARQDTFCTYGGIQKMSSVISSSSSRVFDAINECVFLLQSDSVEVQERALQMLASITKVSSQNRTSLAQTEGAIPTIATLTNSSYPIIQTLSLLTLFNLSLNPDLKQSLADMETIYYLNSLITNSSFNLDSSKLASSLVCSLAMHDKNKAKFGVAGTVQLLVKAVEGSHGSDAHQLLSSLAELVHFHGNCTLAVRAGAVAVLLKVVKGTDNEDLAGTSLAVLSLLARFDEGLNCLKETDEIIRVMLNVLKGRSLLSKEGAADILIRLFDDSEDCVTEALMLPEFSTVLADLCVRGSVRVRDKADLLMKKMALVSLDSDMEVCSLHG, encoded by the exons ATGCCACAATATATGTTTTTGGGGTTGTGTATTATTGACATTTTTGGTGGTGGATTTGAGGTTTCAAATTCAATCATTATGAGgtgttttcaattgtttttttgGTTTTCGCGTTCGGCATTCCGGTTGTTCAGTGTGTTTGACGCCCGACAAGATACATTTTGCACTTATG GTGGTATTCAAAAGATGTCTTCAGTAATATCATCATCCTCGTCTCGTGTTTTTGATGCCATCAATGAATGTGTGTTCCTGCTTCAATCAGACTCAGTTGAAGTTCAAGAGAGAGCTCTTCAAATGCTGGCTTCCATCACCAAGGTCAGTTCTCAAAACAGAACCTCACTGGCTCAAACAGAAGGAGCCATTCCAACAATAGCCACACTAACAAACTCTTCCTACCCGATCATCCAAACACTGTCTTTGTTAACCCTCTTCAACCTATCCCTCAACCCAGATCTGAAGCAATCTCTTGCTGACATGGAAACCATTTACTACCTCAACTCCCTCATCACCAACTCATCATTTAACCTTGACTCTTCCAAACTGGCCTCCTCATTGGTTTGCAGCTTGGCCATGCATGACAAAAACAAGGCCAAATTTGGGGTGGCAGGCACAGTTCAGTTGCTAGTTAAAGCAGTTGAAGGGTCTCACGGTTCTGATGCGCACCAGCTTCTGAGTTCTCTTGCTGAGCTTGTTCATTTTCATGGAAACTGCACTCTGGCAGTGCGAGCCGGGGCAGTGGCAGTGCTGCTTAAGGTGGTGAAGGGTACTGATAACGAGGACTTGGCAGGAACTTCTCTCGCTGTTCTTAGTCTCCTTGCGAGGTTTGATGAAGGGTTGAATTGTTTGAAGGAAACGGATGAGATAATTAGAGTAATGTTGAATGTGTTGAAGGGTAGGTCTCTGTTGAGCAAGGAGGGTGCTGCTGATATCCTTATTCGTCTTTTTGATGACAGTGAAGATTGTGTGACTGAGGCTTTGATGTTGCCAGAATTTTCAACCGTCTTGGCTGATCTTTGTGTGAGGGGTTCGGTCAGAGTTCGTGACAAGGCggatttgttgatgaagaagatggCACTGGTGAGCTTGGACTCTGATATGGAAGTATGCTCCCTGCATGGTTAA